A section of the Cuniculiplasma divulgatum genome encodes:
- a CDS encoding NUDIX domain-containing protein, translating to MKNELSNEMSSGIMVYRIGQDGKREYLFLVRKEGFLDFPKGHIEEGETEMDAARRETLEETGMNVNIIPGFRHEMEYLFSHRDQKVKKTVVMFAGRAMDHESPTISHEHVGFVWMKYEDALKSLTYENQRKMLEEVDRFLDNLGNP from the coding sequence ATGAAAAACGAACTTAGTAATGAGATGAGCAGCGGCATAATGGTCTACAGGATCGGCCAGGACGGAAAGAGGGAGTACCTTTTTCTGGTGAGGAAGGAGGGATTCCTGGATTTCCCAAAGGGACACATAGAGGAGGGTGAGACTGAAATGGACGCGGCCAGGCGAGAAACCCTTGAGGAAACAGGCATGAATGTGAACATAATACCTGGTTTCAGGCACGAGATGGAGTACCTTTTCAGCCACAGGGACCAGAAGGTGAAGAAGACGGTGGTCATGTTTGCAGGCAGGGCAATGGACCATGAATCGCCAACCATATCACACGAACATGTTGGCTTTGTATGGATGAAGTATGAGGACGCCCTGAAATCATTAACATACGAGAACCAGAGGAAAATGCTTGAGGAAGTGGACAGGTTCCTGGATAACCTAGGAAATCCTTGA
- a CDS encoding pyridoxal phosphate-dependent aminotransferase, whose protein sequence is MFPEDIRLLRWIEEKMHLARYNLSLSGLPEPDFKSMGVDTSLEDMKRDADNPEEYFRNILSDLYGYDPREIFLTTGGSEAIFLISLLAKSMDADVFTGVPEYEPIFNVPANMGVRTRTAPFHRLPGMISAAHERKAVFMSNPNNPLGSLHDRKYLEQIRGSVSTGDFVYVDEAFLEFTLEDRPTSVYDGQQDLMVNGSMTKFYGFSGMRVGWIVTTPERIRILERLRDITGTRNPSYPLWIAGQCLLNRKRFQERARSVVEPNLRALSAVVESSPALSWVPPRHAPFALIRYSGNIDSVGLCTTALERYGLFLDPGDYFGQPNAFRLCFTGAPDEFKKAMEVFSGFVSKTLG, encoded by the coding sequence ATGTTTCCTGAGGACATCAGGCTTCTGAGATGGATTGAGGAGAAAATGCACCTTGCCAGGTACAACCTTTCCCTCAGCGGGCTCCCCGAGCCTGATTTCAAGAGCATGGGAGTTGATACATCACTTGAGGACATGAAGCGCGATGCGGACAATCCTGAGGAATACTTCAGAAACATCCTTTCGGATCTTTACGGCTATGATCCAAGGGAGATCTTCCTGACAACAGGCGGATCCGAGGCCATTTTCCTCATCAGCCTTCTGGCAAAGTCCATGGATGCAGATGTATTCACGGGGGTTCCTGAATATGAGCCCATATTCAATGTTCCGGCAAACATGGGAGTCAGGACAAGAACTGCGCCCTTCCACAGGCTTCCTGGAATGATATCTGCCGCCCATGAAAGAAAGGCCGTTTTCATGTCGAATCCAAACAACCCACTGGGAAGCCTTCATGACAGGAAATACCTGGAACAGATCAGGGGATCAGTTTCCACTGGAGATTTCGTTTACGTGGACGAAGCATTTCTTGAGTTCACTCTTGAAGACCGCCCCACAAGCGTGTATGATGGCCAGCAGGACCTGATGGTCAACGGCAGCATGACGAAGTTCTACGGCTTTTCCGGAATGCGTGTTGGATGGATTGTGACAACACCGGAGAGGATCAGGATACTTGAAAGGTTAAGGGACATAACAGGGACAAGAAACCCGTCCTATCCACTCTGGATAGCCGGCCAGTGCCTCCTTAACAGGAAGAGATTCCAGGAAAGGGCAAGATCAGTTGTGGAGCCCAACCTCAGGGCGCTTTCTGCAGTTGTTGAAAGCAGCCCTGCACTCTCATGGGTTCCGCCAAGGCACGCGCCCTTCGCGCTCATAAGATATTCCGGAAACATTGATTCTGTTGGCCTGTGCACCACTGCACTTGAAAGATACGGCCTGTTCCTGGATCCAGGCGACTATTTCGGCCAGCCTAACGCCTTCAGGCTGTGCTTCACAGGGGCACCGGATGAGTTCAAAAAAGCCATGGAGGTGTTCTCAGGGTTCGTCAGCAAAACCCTGGGGTGA
- a CDS encoding winged helix-turn-helix transcriptional regulator — MDVTDKRILFSILKDGRISQRKIAMDVGISAQALNYRLSRLIEDGIIRGFTLHVSPRINGYLEAFAAFRTEKDYDGDVISRIKCLEEISLYGFSGKDQADIDRKLGNAVSKLGSPVMQYVPAMAPLGMNINSTDLEIINILKTDPRMSVTDISSQLDIPYMTVKRRLNLLMKNHIIGVITELDLSGGDIVLYSIFSTSVDRAREILAPQTIFSISDSRAGVYTCFSESLSNARGSISRIREVDSSANVMILYDYKFYS; from the coding sequence ATGGATGTAACTGACAAGAGGATTCTCTTCAGTATCCTGAAGGACGGGAGGATCTCACAGAGAAAGATTGCCATGGACGTTGGAATATCAGCCCAGGCTCTGAACTACAGGTTGAGCCGGCTGATTGAGGACGGCATCATCAGGGGCTTCACCCTCCATGTCAGCCCCAGAATCAATGGCTATCTTGAGGCCTTTGCAGCTTTCAGGACTGAAAAGGATTATGACGGAGATGTTATCTCCAGAATAAAATGCCTGGAGGAAATAAGCCTGTACGGTTTTTCCGGAAAGGATCAGGCGGATATAGACAGGAAGCTTGGCAATGCCGTGTCAAAGCTGGGTAGCCCCGTTATGCAGTATGTACCAGCCATGGCTCCACTGGGAATGAACATAAACAGCACCGATCTGGAGATTATAAACATACTGAAGACCGATCCGCGAATGTCTGTGACAGATATATCCAGCCAGCTTGACATTCCATACATGACAGTCAAGAGGCGGCTGAATCTCCTCATGAAGAACCATATAATAGGCGTCATCACGGAACTTGACCTGTCGGGCGGCGATATTGTTCTGTATTCCATTTTTTCCACTTCCGTGGACAGGGCCAGGGAAATACTTGCACCCCAGACCATATTCTCCATCTCTGACAGCAGGGCCGGCGTCTATACTTGCTTCTCAGAGAGCCTGTCAAATGCCAGGGGGAGCATATCAAGAATCAGGGAGGTTGATTCCTCCGCCAATGTTATGATTCTCTACGACTACAAATTCTACTCCTGA
- a CDS encoding FAD/NAD(P)-binding oxidoreductase, translating into MPKKVVVVGAGAGGGLAASRVRKMVPEGEAEITVIDKTGRTDFQPSYTLVALGNRDPSQISVSMDRFAKIGIRSIKGEVTGVDVRNRTVSVGTEKISYDTLILSPGVKFDGQSFPGYDSAYHFWDMENSMALRKKLSAFRGGKIVIGVTTQMYKCPPVPWEMAMMLDEYFRAKGLRDKVEITVAHWTKKPMAMFGPVISDPVAGWLEEKGINSINGFKLASIDGEGQKLVGESGESVDYDLAIVAPPHRAPDFISGNPDLTSRNGWLDSNTKNFRNRSYDDVYAIGDAIAPSIGIGMAGVFAHFQADTAASYVAGDIIGSYDPIPYNTIGLCASDTGDAGWIAYCDFKSKIADSRTPFPDCRSMGRSRLLKVAHAIYEKYFLASIYGGWY; encoded by the coding sequence ATGCCGAAAAAAGTCGTGGTTGTTGGGGCAGGTGCCGGAGGAGGACTGGCAGCCAGCAGGGTGAGGAAGATGGTGCCGGAAGGTGAAGCTGAGATTACCGTAATCGATAAAACAGGAAGAACAGATTTCCAGCCATCCTACACGCTGGTGGCACTGGGGAACAGGGACCCGTCCCAGATAAGCGTAAGCATGGACAGGTTTGCAAAAATTGGCATCAGATCAATAAAGGGAGAAGTAACAGGAGTGGACGTCAGGAATCGCACAGTGTCCGTTGGAACTGAGAAGATATCATACGATACTCTCATCCTCTCGCCCGGAGTGAAGTTCGATGGACAGTCCTTCCCCGGTTATGATAGCGCCTATCACTTCTGGGACATGGAGAATTCCATGGCGCTCAGGAAGAAGCTTTCAGCGTTCCGTGGGGGAAAGATTGTGATTGGGGTTACAACTCAGATGTACAAATGCCCGCCTGTCCCATGGGAGATGGCCATGATGCTGGATGAGTATTTTCGGGCAAAGGGCTTGAGGGACAAGGTTGAAATCACAGTTGCCCACTGGACAAAGAAACCAATGGCCATGTTTGGCCCGGTCATATCAGACCCTGTGGCCGGATGGCTGGAGGAGAAGGGGATCAACAGCATAAACGGATTCAAGCTTGCCAGCATTGACGGGGAAGGCCAGAAACTGGTGGGGGAATCCGGTGAAAGCGTGGATTATGATCTGGCAATAGTGGCGCCGCCACACAGGGCACCCGACTTCATTTCCGGTAACCCTGACCTAACATCCAGAAACGGCTGGCTGGATTCAAATACAAAGAACTTCAGGAACAGGAGCTATGATGACGTGTATGCCATAGGTGACGCCATAGCACCATCCATAGGAATCGGCATGGCCGGAGTGTTTGCGCACTTCCAGGCCGATACTGCTGCATCGTACGTTGCTGGGGACATAATTGGATCATATGATCCCATACCATACAACACAATAGGGCTATGCGCATCTGACACTGGCGACGCAGGATGGATCGCTTACTGCGACTTCAAGAGCAAGATTGCCGATTCCAGAACTCCATTTCCGGACTGCAGGTCCATGGGGAGGAGCAGATTACTGAAGGTTGCCCATGCAATCTACGAGAAATATTTCCTGGCAAGCATATATGGAGGCTGGTACTGA
- a CDS encoding chorismate mutase: METAHNEELSGLRAKILNNSIAILRLFSERMDLSSRIAMIKTSSGLDLRLRDRELDVIRNSGINDEVLRSILVTLFEFSIRTQETAISAVNAHRGSEVTFRGKTDDLLSMLGTVMAAPGVEFVTQMDLPESLKTAIQMKGGHIVMGKPPESIPEISIGHECPRDIASMPEDGLLRFSTFPPDPSSLNMIAVVKH, encoded by the coding sequence ATGGAAACAGCCCATAATGAGGAACTTTCAGGATTGCGTGCTAAAATTCTGAACAATTCCATTGCAATACTGCGCCTGTTCTCTGAACGCATGGATCTGTCCTCCCGTATAGCCATGATCAAGACTTCCAGCGGTCTGGATCTCAGGCTGAGGGATCGTGAGCTTGATGTCATAAGGAATTCTGGCATCAATGACGAAGTTCTCCGATCCATTCTTGTAACCCTCTTTGAATTTTCCATACGGACTCAGGAAACCGCAATCTCAGCAGTGAATGCTCACAGAGGAAGCGAAGTCACTTTCAGGGGAAAAACCGACGATCTGCTCTCAATGCTGGGAACAGTGATGGCAGCTCCGGGCGTGGAGTTTGTGACACAGATGGATTTGCCGGAATCCCTGAAGACGGCCATACAGATGAAGGGAGGGCACATTGTCATGGGAAAGCCACCGGAAAGCATTCCAGAGATATCCATAGGCCATGAATGCCCTCGGGACATTGCCAGCATGCCTGAGGATGGTCTTCTGAGATTCAGCACATTTCCTCCTGATCCATCCAGCCTTAACATGATAGCAGTGGTGAAACATTGA
- a CDS encoding NAD-dependent epimerase/dehydratase family protein, protein MITGGAGFIGSNMVEKLAESNRITVVDNLSNVDERYISKYLNKKDFRFLRADISSLHERNDLTDVDVVVHLAANSDVRNGSNGPEVDFQNNVVGTFNLLEYMRKNDVGEILFASSSTVYGEAAVLPTPENYGPYMPISSYGASKMAGEGFITSYSHYYGIRGTIFRFANIVGKNSTHGVIFDFIRKLQKNPEELEILGDGTQRKSYMHVQDCVGSMIHVHEKSAKTDIINLGNRETTSVTKIAHTVAERMGLPKVKFRYTGGIDGRGWAGDVKVAQLDVNKLFSTGWTNKYDSDGSVDVAVAETLEQMGWRK, encoded by the coding sequence TTGATAACTGGCGGAGCTGGCTTCATAGGTTCCAACATGGTGGAAAAGCTGGCTGAAAGCAACCGTATAACTGTTGTGGACAATCTTTCCAATGTGGATGAGAGATATATCAGCAAGTACCTGAATAAGAAGGATTTCAGGTTTCTCAGGGCGGACATCTCATCCCTTCATGAACGCAACGATCTCACGGACGTTGATGTGGTTGTGCATCTGGCTGCAAACTCGGACGTGAGAAACGGCTCCAACGGTCCCGAGGTGGATTTCCAGAACAATGTTGTGGGAACATTCAACCTGCTGGAATACATGAGGAAAAACGATGTTGGAGAGATCCTTTTTGCCTCCAGCTCCACAGTATACGGAGAGGCGGCTGTTCTACCCACCCCTGAGAATTATGGGCCGTATATGCCCATATCAAGTTACGGTGCCTCCAAGATGGCCGGGGAAGGCTTCATAACTTCATACTCACACTATTACGGCATAAGAGGAACCATATTCAGGTTTGCCAACATAGTTGGAAAGAACTCCACGCATGGCGTTATTTTTGATTTCATCAGGAAGCTCCAGAAGAACCCTGAGGAACTTGAGATACTTGGAGACGGGACTCAGAGAAAATCGTACATGCATGTCCAGGACTGTGTGGGCTCCATGATACACGTGCACGAGAAATCTGCAAAAACCGACATAATAAACCTTGGAAACAGGGAGACAACGTCTGTGACAAAGATTGCGCATACTGTTGCCGAAAGGATGGGCCTGCCGAAGGTTAAGTTCAGGTACACCGGCGGCATCGATGGAAGAGGATGGGCAGGGGATGTGAAGGTTGCGCAGCTGGACGTGAACAAGCTCTTTTCCACAGGGTGGACCAATAAGTATGACAGCGACGGATCAGTGGACGTTGCTGTTGCCGAGACCCTGGAACAGATGGGCTGGAGGAAGTGA
- a CDS encoding MFS transporter gives MHRGSILLSVTKSTRSFIFASLAISVPFFLSAHGYSPLDTSLVIFASIGISTVFLYTYTALTWRTKTRLLFLSSILLAAMIILFLGRSPLALIAAIVVGGVSLGGRDFSVNQSLEQFTISSYSENQKEKNAMFTLYNFASYGSGAIASYFLFTLGANDFTLIFLVDLILAALQIILYIPLKFPDVVRHEKGKSIPDPAVRSDVRRLMILFSADSLGGGLVNTAVISLWFQEVYHITLSQAGLIFIAVNIITALSVVASGYLSGRIGLVRTMVYTHLVSNVMLFMVPVFHMLAISEMFLFLRQSTSQMDVPARDSFVNTRIPMDSRVSANSSFLAVRNGFQIPGPGIAGVFMELFPQGVFFSAALVKIAYDLAFYLGYRDYRI, from the coding sequence ATGCACAGGGGCAGTATTCTCCTATCGGTGACGAAATCCACAAGATCCTTCATATTTGCATCACTTGCAATCAGTGTGCCCTTCTTTCTGTCCGCTCACGGATATTCGCCCCTGGACACATCCCTTGTCATATTTGCCAGCATTGGGATTTCCACTGTATTTCTTTACACATATACTGCCCTGACATGGCGCACAAAGACCAGGCTTCTCTTTCTTTCCTCCATCCTTCTTGCGGCAATGATAATTCTATTCCTGGGCCGCAGCCCTCTTGCCCTTATTGCTGCCATAGTTGTGGGAGGGGTGTCCCTGGGGGGCCGGGATTTCTCGGTTAACCAGTCCCTGGAGCAGTTCACCATCAGCTCGTATTCCGAGAACCAGAAGGAGAAGAATGCCATGTTCACCCTCTACAATTTTGCTTCCTATGGGAGCGGTGCAATTGCCTCATATTTCCTCTTCACCCTTGGGGCCAATGACTTTACCCTCATATTCCTGGTTGATCTCATCCTTGCTGCATTGCAGATAATTCTCTACATCCCGCTTAAATTTCCTGATGTTGTTCGGCATGAAAAAGGAAAATCCATTCCCGATCCTGCTGTCAGGTCTGATGTTCGAAGGCTGATGATTCTCTTTTCTGCCGATTCCCTGGGGGGTGGCCTGGTGAATACAGCAGTAATTTCCCTGTGGTTTCAGGAAGTATACCATATTACGCTCTCCCAGGCAGGCCTCATATTCATAGCTGTGAACATAATCACTGCCCTGTCAGTTGTAGCCTCTGGATATCTTTCAGGAAGGATCGGGCTTGTGCGGACAATGGTATACACGCACCTCGTAAGCAACGTGATGCTTTTCATGGTGCCGGTTTTCCACATGCTGGCAATAAGCGAGATGTTTCTTTTCCTCAGGCAGAGCACAAGCCAGATGGACGTTCCTGCCAGGGACAGCTTCGTGAACACCAGAATCCCCATGGATTCCAGGGTTTCCGCAAATTCCAGCTTCCTGGCGGTAAGGAACGGATTCCAGATTCCGGGACCTGGAATAGCCGGCGTATTCATGGAATTGTTCCCGCAGGGAGTGTTCTTTTCAGCTGCCCTTGTGAAGATTGCTTATGATCTGGCGTTTTATCTGGGATACCGGGACTACAGAATCTGA
- a CDS encoding ATP-binding cassette domain-containing protein, with protein sequence MTIEASIGMSRGTFRINARLSDSGIIFMEGENGSGKTTFLRAVAGHFSQFTGHVIVNGRDVTNVELQRRGIIYLNSETVLLNLDVDSHITWPQNPKRYSSDIRILKDTMGIDFAGKAWELSYGQKMRLAAAGAIFHRPDLIIMDEVTSGISDSPGFIKSVSSLAREKGIDIIFVSHNPGDGALADHVYRMENGSLSRIS encoded by the coding sequence ATGACCATTGAGGCCAGCATAGGCATGTCAAGAGGCACATTCAGGATCAATGCCCGGCTTTCAGATTCAGGAATCATATTCATGGAGGGGGAGAACGGATCTGGCAAAACCACATTCCTCAGGGCAGTTGCCGGGCATTTCAGCCAATTCACAGGGCACGTCATTGTGAACGGCAGGGATGTCACCAACGTTGAACTGCAGCGTCGGGGCATCATATATCTCAACAGCGAAACTGTTCTCCTGAACCTTGACGTGGATTCCCACATCACCTGGCCACAGAACCCCAAGAGGTACAGCAGCGACATAAGAATACTCAAGGATACTATGGGAATAGATTTTGCAGGAAAGGCATGGGAACTTAGCTACGGCCAGAAAATGCGCCTTGCGGCTGCAGGTGCCATATTTCACAGGCCGGATCTCATAATTATGGATGAGGTGACATCCGGAATCAGTGACAGCCCCGGTTTCATAAAATCCGTATCCTCACTGGCCAGAGAGAAGGGCATTGACATCATATTTGTGAGCCACAACCCCGGTGATGGGGCACTGGCAGACCATGTTTACAGAATGGAAAATGGTTCCCTTTCAAGGATTTCCTAG